The DNA sequence GAACCTCTTTGTTAGTCAGCTCCTGCAAAATGTAAGAAATAGAAAGTTACgatttggatgaaataaaaatataataagcaAGCAAGAGCATCAggaaacataaatttaattaatctaatttactAGAATACTTGCTTCTGGtgattttatttgttcatCTACTatagtgaataaaataaaccCATTTTATAGGAACAAGCCTAATCACCTGTAAAGTCAAAATAGCCACATTATCAGGTAACCTATAGGAGGAGTCTATTGCAGAGAAAGTGGGTACATGAGAACTCATCCAGTTATCTTCATCCTGCACCAAGAACTTCATTTATCAGGTCAATTTCAGAACACAAATGTACATCCAAGCTATGATTTACCTGTTCAGTGAAGGCTAAAAGAAATGGGGAATATATCTCCTGGCCAGCTGAGCGACGCCACTTAGCACCCTCTCCAAGTTGATCGATCTTATAATAATACTTTCCTTGGATCTACATAAGACGAGTGATTGTTATTAGATAATATGAAATAGAGAATctaaaacttatatttaacaTTGAAATGAAGTTTAAATACTCAACGAAGGAAGAGGGAAAGGGTCAATAAGGTGCACGGAATAAACATGAACATTCCAGTGTTAGTCGAATGAACTGACTGTTAATCCCTTGCACTGATTATCAATACAGACTGTTTCATTTAAAGCCTCTGCAACTCCTTTACCGTCATCACGAAGTAATCTCCTATACAAGAAAGAAGAGGTTGGAACATATGGCAACTAATCCAATCAATCGATAATGCAAGACTTATAGGGTGGGAATAAACCTGTGAAGCATCAGCTCGATTTGGCCATCTACTAAACTTGATCCTCCCACAGCTCGATCCACCAAAACTGAAAGTTCTTTCTTATTATCTTTGACATAGATTCCAAGATTTATCTGCATTAATGatctcaaaatttcatttgaaaaatggagCAGACGCATTTTAGCAAATAGAGGATCAAATGgcttcatctattttttaatgtgaATCATTTGAAAAGGTTAAATGAACTTGATCTTAATGAGAAGATCATACAGGGTAATAATTCCCGGCAGCAGGTTCATTCACTTTCAGGTCCCAATCCGCCCTATAATCACGAATCTGAATAGCAGATGAAGCTTTTGTTAGACAgatgaaaattgatagatCTGAATTGCATAAAAACGTCTCCACCTCAAACCGTGTAAGATCtttggtaaaattttgaactcgAGGATCATGGCATGTCCAAGTTTATCTGGTGTAGAATCAGTCATTTAGGAGGAGTTGTTTAAAACATAcccttttaataaaatcacgACCATTAGAGTCAGTATAGAAAGTCTTATTGGACTCCAAGTTAGTAGTGATTTGAGTCACTACTTCTTTTCCAATCCCATCATCAACAGGAATAGGGCCAACCtgagatataatatatagttactCCTATAATACCAAATGAGATGAATGGAACATTACAAATATAAGTCTACTGAAAGAACAGTGGAACTCAGCCAAAATGTGTATCCGAACCTTTTCCTGTGATGGAAGAGAgttcatacatatattatcAGTAGCAAACCAATCCATATCTATAGTTTAACATCAAAGATGTATCCTTACAGAGAATTCAACTTCAACGTGCTCCTTTCCCTTGTAAAGGCGATTGATCTACATGGACGACAAAATGAGTATCAGCAAGCAGAGGAACAACATGTAGAAGAAAATGATATAAAGAGACTTCTAAAGCCTTGTTTTCAACAATCTGAAATGCATTGCTGATGTAGGGTTGGAGGGACATATAAATTAGAGTTGTGAGTCTAAGTTGGTAAAAGACAGGCCAGTAGCCACTTCTTAACTCTAAACTTGGATTGCAGTTGAGTTCCCAGACGTGGCCCTGAATCATGATGGCACTCTATGGTATAACAGCTTTCTATATCTTCAGATATAAAAACCATTTACTTGGCTATTCGTAAGGTAATGATTTATGGAGTCTATGACAACAGAATGCCATTCATGAGAGACTGAGTGTTTTACAATTATGTCCTTTGATTTCATTccctaaatatattaatcatcaACCTTTTTTTTGTGGAAGACCATAAGAAACAGTAACCCGTGAAGAAATACACCTGATAGATCCATGGACTAATCACTTGGTGAACTTCATCAATAATTGGTCCACGTATTACTGTCATAACACCCTACAATTTGTCAAATGAACTTCAGTTAGAATAATTGATATGAAATTACTTTTTGCAGCACTTTAGCTCGGCCCTTGAAGCACTTCACCTGCTTTTGCGGATTTATGGCAAATGTTCCATTGGGTCGGAAGACATATGCTCCAGATGACTTcagacaaatatatatggaacAACCATTAAAGAGATGTCTTAAGAAAATGCGAGCAGATTTAAATCAATGATACTGAAAAAGTGACTTGCGAGCTTGAGTAATGCCAGGGGTAATTTGGAGAACCTGAGGATCTTCATCACTTCCATTGTATCCGGAGTAGAAGCTAAATGACTGCTGAATACTTTCATTGACCTTAAGAATTTGCAGGTATTAGTCATGCATAATTAAGAAAACTATCAGAATCTGTGTCTAAATTTATGGTCATGCATGCATTCAACAAATGTTGATAGctgctaaaaaaatataaagaaacaaaacagATCATTCTCTCCAACACAGAAAGAGGCAAGCATCGACACCTAGAATTAGACCATTAAGCACATAGCTCACCCCACTTCTGTGATTAACATAATGAGCAAGTTTCCCTCCTTCAGAAGAGAAGATGAGCTTCAGATGCTCATGACCCACTTCAAAAGAAGTAGATCTGTCACTATTTTGAAACAATTGTATGGATGATCTTGCTGATCCAACACCTAATTTCAATCAGACAAAAAAAGTGCAAATCAATACTCAGGTTGAGGTAGATGATATTTTGTTACTTAATTTGTGTTGAACAAATTGGACCACACCTTTGGTTTTGGCACTAGAAATAGTATACGTACTAAATCCAAGAGGTGGTGCGGATGCAGTAAATGCGAGCCAGTATTTTGGTGTCTTTCTTGGTGTATGGCCCAGGTAAGCCTTAACATGGTAGTTTCTCAAGCTTACATGAGTATCGGATAAAGGAACTAGCTGCGACTCAATTACTCTACCAGCAGAATCGCGAACGGCAATATCTTCATGCATAACCTGTAAAAGATTCAATTTCACAACTAGGCCTTTATGCAGGAGTTAATGATCCAGTCAGTATGAGATTTCCTCTCTACCCTCTAGTAGTACTAGATTTAGAGGAattaatcatcaatatcaagCAAGCAAGATCACTAATAATTGCCTTCACCACAGTTCCCATTTATGATATGATCAGGATTTTGCACATGTAATGcctaataaacaaaattccaGAATACCCTCCATTCTTACACTTGACGGATCAAGCTTGTGGACCAATTCTAGACATTCgtacttttttatattctcaTGGATGCTATGTGCCCCAAATATGGTCTATCCCTTAGATTTCCAACTGTTGATgctaaaaatgatagttactattgaaaatgagcatggACCAAAACCGAGATAAGAGCATGGATACCAACAGGTATACGGATTACATCTTCCCGCTTCCATCCAAGAGCATTGTAGATAACAACAACCTAAAACGAGATCAAGAATTTTAGTCCTCAAACAATACTTCAGAAGTTAATAATATGGCATGACAGTGGCAAAAGAAAGAGATTTAAACTCTCACCAGGTTTTTCCTGTTAGAAAGGTCGATTTCTGATGGAGGACAGTAACTTATATTCAGAAGTGGACACTatgagaaaaaattacaagtattaataataattcaatattccGGTAATTTCCACACTCAACCAGGATACCAGCACAATGGTTTACTTTGTAACAAAGAGGAATTCTTCCAAAAGTAGACATCTTTGCTAACTTtaagaaaatcatattttctttgttttatttcaaatttcattcttAGCAAAACTGAAGAATAGAAGTTTGACACAGTAGGACTTTGTGGTCATAAAAAGGTAATAAAGCAACCATCTTGCAATTAGTCAGAGAAATCAAGGCATAAGGTTTTAGAAACTTAATCTACGGATTCAGTTATCGACCAATCATTTCTCTCCGGATTTTAATGCTAAAGGCACTAAGCATCCGAATTAAAAGGTTATCCATAGCTCTTGACCTGTTGAAATTTTGTGGTATTATCACATCCAGCAGATGCTGAGGGCTCAACCAAGCATGCCAGTGATGACGCAGCCAGCTCCGCAGCCTGGAGATGTAATGAGTACTTTGGCTTATTTGGAAACCAGGCACATGGGAAAGAGAGCAATTAAAAGAACTAGTTAAAAAGCcatcattaaaattttcaccTCCACATAGCCCATGGATAATCTTTTCGCATAATCATTAGCCACATGTTGCTGCTCTGTTCCCGTTACTGCATCATGATGCTGTGCAATTGCCAAAGCATCACCTAGTAAGTCTGTGCTTGAACCAGACCTATTTCTTCCTTTAAAGAACTCGAGTTGCCTTACAGCCTGCTCACAGACAAAGATCCTCAGAATCACAACTACGCAATAGCTCTTCATCTTTAgaatcatttaaataaaataccaaataatAGCCACTCAGCACTCTGACGTAGCGCTTCACTGCTGGTCTGCTTGTGAAGTACCCAGTCCAGTAACCATTTACACGGTCTGCATACCTGCGGAAAAGTGTTCATTCATTTCAAAAGTCAAGATGAGAAGTACCAACTTAAGAGCAATTAGAAAATGCATCTACGAACTATTTAACTCACGGGAAGAAGTCATCAGTCTTTAAAGGCCAAATCTGTTCAGTAGCATGCTTTGCATTGGTATATATAGATGGTGTGGAGTATAGTGCATTCACTCGTCCATCCTGGTAGCAATCAAATGCAGTCAGTTATTTACATAGCACATAACTGATATCCTGCAGTTTGATAAAGTATTATATAACTAGGACCTAGCTACGTCCTTTACAGGGAAATACGCAGCGAATGTGACACATGCCATCAGGGTTAAGGAATATGATTCCacagaatttgaaatttcatatggcgtcaaagttttcaaatattcattaatCATTACAAACAAATGTT is a window from the Sesamum indicum cultivar Zhongzhi No. 13 linkage group LG15, S_indicum_v1.0, whole genome shotgun sequence genome containing:
- the LOC105177485 gene encoding probable alpha-mannosidase At5g13980 isoform X1 is translated as MKKRSKEAKQLVMMGVLLLLLFLIELVHCKYMVYNTSQAIVPNKLNVHLVPHTHDDVGWLKTVDQYYVGSNNSIQGACVQNVLDSLVSALLADKNRKFIYVEQAFFQRWWREQSEAIQLIVRQLVSSGQLEFINGGMCMHDEATTHYIDMIDQTTLGHRFIKEQFGVTPRVGWQIDPFGHSAAQAYLLGAELGFDSLFFGRIDYQDRTKRKTEKSLEVIWQGSKSLGSSAQIFAGAFPENYEPPSGFYFEVNDASPIVQDDITLFDYNVQERVEDFVAAALSQANITRTNHIMWTMGTDFKYQYAHTWFRQMDKLIHYVNIDGRVNALYSTPSIYTNAKHATEQIWPLKTDDFFPYADRVNGYWTGYFTSRPAVKRYVRVLSGYYLAVRQLEFFKGRNRSGSSTDLLGDALAIAQHHDAVTGTEQQHVANDYAKRLSMGYVEAAELAASSLACLVEPSASAGCDNTTKFQQCPLLNISYCPPSEIDLSNRKNLVVVIYNALGWKREDVIRIPVMHEDIAVRDSAGRVIESQLVPLSDTHVSLRNYHVKAYLGHTPRKTPKYWLAFTASAPPLGFSTYTISSAKTKGVGSARSSIQLFQNSDRSTSFEVGHEHLKLIFSSEGGKLAHYVNHRSGVNESIQQSFSFYSGYNGSDEDPQSSGAYVFRPNGTFAINPQKQGVMTVIRGPIIDEVHQVISPWIYQINRLYKGKEHVEVEFSVGPIPVDDGIGKEVVTQITTNLESNKTFYTDSNGRDFIKRIRDYRADWDLKVNEPAAGNYYPINLGIYVKDNKKELSVLVDRAVGGSSLVDGQIELMLHRRLLRDDGKGVAEALNETVCIDNQCKGLTIQGKYYYKIDQLGEGAKWRRSAGQEIYSPFLLAFTEQFLVQDEDNWMSSHVPTFSAIDSSYRLPDNVAILTLQELTNKEVLLRLAHLYEIGEDKELSVMSQVELKKLFRSKQIGKVVETSLSGNQERSEMEKKRLVWKAEGWDGESKLTRGGAVDPGELLVELAPMEIRTFVIHFDDMFIQDVGGGSTMLKSCL
- the LOC105177485 gene encoding probable alpha-mannosidase At5g13980 isoform X2; this encodes MKKRSKEAKQLVMMGVLLLLLFLIELVHCKYMVYNTSQAIVPNKLNVHLVPHTHDDVGWLKTVDQYYVGSNNSIQGACVQNVLDSLVSALLADKNRKFIYVEQAFFQRWWREQSEAIQLIVRQLVSSGQLEFINGGMCMHDEATTHYIDMIDQTTLGHRFIKEQFGVTPRVGWQIDPFGHSAAQAYLLGAELGFDSLFFGRIDYQDRTKRKTEKSLEVIWQGSKSLGSSAQIFAGAFPENYEPPSGFYFEVNDASPIVQDDITLFDYNVQERVEDFVAAALSQANITRTNHIMWTMGTDFKYQYAHTWFRQMDKLIHYVNIDGRVNALYSTPSIYTNAKHATEQIWPLKTDDFFPYADRVNGYWTGYFTSRPAVKRYVRVLSGYYLAVRQLEFFKGRNRSGSSTDLLGDALAIAQHHDAVTGTEQQHVANDYAKRLSMGYVEAAELAASSLACLVEPSASAGCDNTTKFQQCPLLNISYCPPSEIDLSNRKNLVVVIYNALGWKREDVIRIPVMHEDIAVRDSAGRVIESQLVPLSDTHVSLRNYHVKAYLGHTPRKTPKYWLAFTASAPPLGFSTYTISSAKTKGVGSARSSIQLFQNSDRSTSFEVGHEHLKLIFSSEGGKLAHYVNHRSGVNESIQQSFSFYSGYNGSDEDPQSSGAYVFRPNGTFAINPQKQGVMTVIRGPIIDEVHQVISPWIYQINRLYKGKEHVEVEFSVGPIPVDDGIGKEVVTQITTNLESNKTFYTDSNGRDFIKRIRDYRADWDLKVNEPAAGNYYPINLGIYVKDNKKELSVLVDRAVGGSSLVDGQIELMLHRRLLRDDGKGVAEALNETVCIDNQCKGLTIQGKYYYKIDQLGEGAKWRRSAGQEIYSPFLLAFTEQDEDNWMSSHVPTFSAIDSSYRLPDNVAILTLQELTNKEVLLRLAHLYEIGEDKELSVMSQVELKKLFRSKQIGKVVETSLSGNQERSEMEKKRLVWKAEGWDGESKLTRGGAVDPGELLVELAPMEIRTFVIHFDDMFIQDVGGGSTMLKSCL